The Ichthyobacterium seriolicida sequence GTCCTACGCTGTTGTTTTTTTGCGTGATATTTAATCTTCTCCGTATTAGATGAGCCCACAGAAGGTGAAATAGCCACAACCGCTTTAATAACTCCTTTATATACATCATTGTCATGCCACTCTGGCATTATAGCAATAATTTCATCGTACAACTGCATGACAATCCTTCTTGACATGGCCACTACAATTGCCTTTCCTTCAAATACACTCTGCCTCTCAATAAAATGATCGACTATATCTTTGGCTATGTTTTTAATCCTACTTTCACTACCTATCGAAGCCTCTAACCTAGCCCAATTCGATCTCGGTTTTTGGATTTCAACTAATTCCTGACTTACTGATTTTTCATCTAATTGCCCTACTAATTCTCTGTCTTGTTCACTTAAGTTTACCTTACCGAATCTACTCTCATAAAAAACTGGTAATGTTAAACCATCATTTATTGATTGTTCTATGTCATACGTATCTACGTAATTGCCAAAAACACCAAAGGTGTTTATATCTTTAGAATCAATTGGAGTTCCTGTAAACCCCAAATAAGTAGCATTTGGCAAAGCATCACGCATATATTTTGCAAAACCATACACTATAGGTTGACCTTTTATAACATTGCCATTCTCATCTATATCATCAGTTTTTTTAGACCTAAAACCATATTGTATTTTATCGGCTTCATTTGCTATTACAATCACATTTTTGCGATCGGTTAATCTCTCATACTCATTTCCTTCCTTTATTTGAAATTTTTGTATAGTCGTAAAAATAACACCACCAGAAGTCACTTTTAAAAGTGTTTTTAAGTGTTGTTTATCATTTGCTTTTACAGGTGTTTGCCTCAGTAATTGTGATGCAGAAGTAAAGGTGTGAAATAATTCACCAAAGTCGTTCTTATCTATTATTACTAAAACAGTTGGGTTATTTAGCTCTCTAACTATCTTTCCAGCATAAAAAACCATTGATAGAGATTTGCCAGAACCTTGGGTATGCCATATTACTCCAGCTTTTCTATTTCCATTTTCCAAAGAGGCTATTTTACTGCTCTCTACTGCTTTGTTAACACCATAGTACTGATGATAAGAGGCTACTCTTTTAACAATATTAATAGTTGTAATACCTCTTTTAGGATCTTCTATTTTAGATTTATCAAATAATGTGAAATGTCTTATAATATCTGTAAGGGTAGCTTTATTTAACTGCCCTTGAATTAGAATTTCAATAGAAGAGTCTAAGTTAGGAGCTAGGGTTTTTCGATCTTTTGTCTTCCAATTCAAAAACCTAGAAAAAGCTGCTGATAAGGATCCCGATTTCGCTTCTATACCATCTGAGATTACGCAAAGACTATTGTAGATAAATAATTTTGGTATGGAATTTATATATGCTTGTAACTGATTATATGCAGATTTTATAGTCTCCTTTTTGTAAAGGGAATTTTTTAGCTCTATAACTACCAATGGCAACCCATTGACAAATAGTATAATATCTGGTTTTTTTATATCGTTATGCTCTACTACTGTAAATTGATTTACTACTGTAAAATCATTTTTTTTAATATTATCAAAATCTATGATCCGAACTAAATCTCCACGAGTAGTACCATCTTTATAATAAGACACCCTAATGCCTTGAGTGAGCATCTTATGAAATGCTTCATTACCTGATAACAGATCTTCTGATGCAGATATATTTGAAACCTGACTGAATGCATCTTGTATGGCCTCTTCGGGAATATTAGGATTTAACTGCGATAAAGCTCGCCTGAAACGCTCACGTAACAATACATCACTATAGCTCCTTCTCTCTGAAAATTCACCCTCTGCTGATATTTGCTGACCGTACAAATAGTTATAGCCCAAACTCTGTAATTTTTCTACTATAAGTCGTTCTATATTATTTTCAAAAAACTTATTTTCACTCATTTAATTTGACACAATAATTTTTTTTCTACTAATTTATAATCAACACTTCTATAAGGATATCTTATTGATAAGATAAAAACTGTCAAAACTCATAAAAGACTCAAGAAATATTTTCAAATTCTCCTTTTTTGAGAATTATAATGTTAAACCACTATTAATTCAACAATTCTGAGTTTATCCCCATGTGATAAATTATTTCTCTATTAGTTAAATTTGATTTTTAAAATTTTACTCTCACCTCTCCATTTATCAGTTTTGGCAAGAGCAAATCTCTAAGCCTTTCCAATGCCTGTATCTGAAAAACATTATTTGTGATTTTATCAAACATGATTGATATAGATTTCATACCCCTTTCTAAATAGTCTTTATCGGGCACGATTATGTAGTTTTGTCCAATATCACTTTTATTTATATGTGACTGAGCTACGCCTGTTTGGCTAGAAATAATTTTTCCTATTATATGGTTTATCCACAAAAAAATAAATTCTTTTGAATATTGTTCATTTGGAATAATTCCCACAACAGACTGATTTGTACAAGTATCTATTTCTAATAGACTGACTTTACCTAAAGTAGCACCTGTTATGGCAATAACAGTAGTTCCTTTGGGAAACAACTTAGTGCTGGATTGTTTCAAACCTAATTCTGTGATAAATTTAATCCCATTTGTTATCCTAAAATTATTTACCTCACCTGAGTTAATCCAAGGAATATTACCATTCCAATAATCTTCATTAGAAGTGTCAGGGGTCCCCCCTATCTCTATTTTTAGAACGTCCTTGATTTTGACTAATCCCCAACTATCGTTAGGCGTATCTGTAAATAACTTTCTAAATAATACTTTTGATAAATCCTCTAAAGTTGTGTTTTGCCTGTGTAATAAATCTATCTTATCATCCAAACTATTTAAAACATTTGCTATGGCTTTTTGTTCTTTAAGCGGAGGGAGATCAACTGAGATTCCTTCAAATGTATTTCTGGTTATAGTGTCGAATATACCTCCATAAGACACTTGTAATAAATCTGACAGTTTATGTTTTAATAGATAAAACACATAATCATTAGTCGAAAATAATGGGTCAGCTTTTATACCGTAACAAGACTGATTAAAAGACATAGGTATACTCAATACACCTAAAGATCCAACTGTACCACGAGCCGAAATAACAATATCGCCTTTTTCCAACATCTTAGCAGAACTCTCGTTTAATCCTCTCTCTGTAATACATTTTTCTGTTATATCTATGTATTTACGTCCAGGTTTCAAATCTCTTATAGAAATCCAATG is a genomic window containing:
- a CDS encoding restriction endonuclease subunit S; the encoded protein is MINNSDNKRWDKTKLSQIIHIVGGGTPKTEVKDYWNGNIHWISIRDLKPGRKYIDITEKCITERGLNESSAKMLEKGDIVISARGTVGSLGVLSIPMSFNQSCYGIKADPLFSTNDYVFYLLKHKLSDLLQVSYGGIFDTITRNTFEGISVDLPPLKEQKAIANVLNSLDDKIDLLHRQNTTLEDLSKVLFRKLFTDTPNDSWGLVKIKDVLKIEIGGTPDTSNEDYWNGNIPWINSGEVNNFRITNGIKFITELGLKQSSTKLFPKGTTVIAITGATLGKVSLLEIDTCTNQSVVGIIPNEQYSKEFIFLWINHIIGKIISSQTGVAQSHINKSDIGQNYIIVPDKDYLERGMKSISIMFDKITNNVFQIQALERLRDLLLPKLINGEVRVKF
- a CDS encoding type I restriction endonuclease subunit R; the encoded protein is MSENKFFENNIERLIVEKLQSLGYNYLYGQQISAEGEFSERRSYSDVLLRERFRRALSQLNPNIPEEAIQDAFSQVSNISASEDLLSGNEAFHKMLTQGIRVSYYKDGTTRGDLVRIIDFDNIKKNDFTVVNQFTVVEHNDIKKPDIILFVNGLPLVVIELKNSLYKKETIKSAYNQLQAYINSIPKLFIYNSLCVISDGIEAKSGSLSAAFSRFLNWKTKDRKTLAPNLDSSIEILIQGQLNKATLTDIIRHFTLFDKSKIEDPKRGITTINIVKRVASYHQYYGVNKAVESSKIASLENGNRKAGVIWHTQGSGKSLSMVFYAGKIVRELNNPTVLVIIDKNDFGELFHTFTSASQLLRQTPVKANDKQHLKTLLKVTSGGVIFTTIQKFQIKEGNEYERLTDRKNVIVIANEADKIQYGFRSKKTDDIDENGNVIKGQPIVYGFAKYMRDALPNATYLGFTGTPIDSKDINTFGVFGNYVDTYDIEQSINDGLTLPVFYESRFGKVNLSEQDRELVGQLDEKSVSQELVEIQKPRSNWARLEASIGSESRIKNIAKDIVDHFIERQSVFEGKAIVVAMSRRIVMQLYDEIIAIMPEWHDNDVYKGVIKAVVAISPSVGSSNTEKIKYHAKKQQRRTLALRMKDPYDQLKIVIVTNMWLTGFDVPSMHTLYIYKPLKGYKLMQAIARVNRIYKDKPGGLVVDYLGLASDFKKSLDFYGNSRGKGNPVIFEKEAEDLFLEKIKVVSQMFLEKPELGNLKSLEHAFVNYKDFFSSKKSERLKIILTAQEHILSLDNGKKRFIDEVTSLSKLYVNTMMHSKVIELKDEIALFQALKVRLSKYISEIVDKTDYESESLIHMLSNEDLFSEEIVDVFDAAGIKKPEGSVLSEEFLIQIKQMQHQNTALEVLKKILREEIKYIAKINTVQGESLREILENTVDEYRNKTLTNTDAIERLASLAKQIKELYGPRDFLGLTDYELIFYDIISQGQGAKEVLGDEQLRDLAVYLADTFKNNISVDWVVKESVRAKLKVLLKRGLRKYGYPIDQQKLITRIILNQARFLPELLS